AGATGCTGGAACTGACCGCCCAGCCGATCTGATCCCCCCTTCCGACCGGCAGGAGGCCGGATGTCATGAAACTTGCCAGCTTGAAGAACGGGCGGCGCGACGGCCGGCTGGTCGTGGTGTCCCGCGACCTGACCCGCGCCATTGATGCCGCTCCCATCGCCGCCACCTTGCAGGACGCCGTCGAACGCTGGGCGGACTGCGAGGAGCCGCTGCGTACGCTGGCCGCCGAACTGGAGGCCGGAACGGCGGACGGCGCCTTCGCCTTCGATCCGGCGCAGGCCCATGCGCCACTGCCGCGCGGCTACCAGTGGGTCGACGGATCGGCCTTCCTCAACCATGGCCGGCTGTTGCAGCTTGCCTACAAACTGCCGCCGATCGAAGACGCCGCCACCATCCCCCTGATGTATCAGGGCGCCTCCGACGATTTCCTCGGCCCGCATGACGATCTGCCGCTGCCCGACGAGGCGCTGGGCATCGATTTCGAGGGCGAGTTCGCGGTGATGACCGACGATGTGCCGATGGGCTGCACCGCCGCCGAGGCCGCCGGCCATGTGAAGCTGGTTCTGCAACTGAACGACGTCAGCCTGCGCGCCCTCGGCCCGCGCGAGATGAAGACCGGCTTCGGCTTCCTCCAGACCAAGCCGTCGACCTCCTTCGCGCCGGTGGCGGTGACCCCGGACGAGCTTGGCCGGGCCTGGAGCGACGGACGGGTCCATCTGCCGCTGCGGGTGGACTGGAACGGCGACTGGTTCGGCCATCCCAACGGCGGCGGGATGAATTTCAGCTTCTTCGAGCTGATCGCCCATGCCGCCCGCACCCGTCGGCTGCATGCCGGAACCATCGTCGGCTCCGGCACGGTGTCGAGCGCCGAGCCCGGCGCCGGATCGGCCTGCATCGCCGAGCGCCGCGCCATCGAGACCATCGAGCATGGCGCGCCGCGCACCGGCTTCCTGCGCTTCGGCGACCGGGTGCGGATGGAGGCCAGAGGCGACGACGGCGGCCCGCTGTTCGGCGCAATCGACCAGCGTGTCGTCGCCGCCGCAGCTTCGCGGCAGGGGACTGCGCGATGAGGGTTCTCGTCACCGGTGCGGGCGGTTTCGTCGGACGGCGGCTGGTCGCCCGGCTGCTCGAAGAGGAAGCCTTGGGTGCGCTGGTCGAGCGGATCGACCTGATCGACCTGAGCTTCGACGGGCTGCCGGAGGATGCCCGGCTGCGCCGCCATCGCGGCAGCTTCGGTGACGGGGAAATGCTGGAGGCGGCACTCGCGGATGGTGGTGGGGACGTCGTCTTCCACCTCGCCAGTCTGGCTGGAGGAGCGGCGGAGGCCGATTACGAGGCGGGCCGGCGGGTCAATCTGGACGCGACGTTGGCCCTGTTCGACAGGCTGGGCCGCCGCTCCGCCGGTGGACAAGCCGCTCCGGTCGTCGTTTTCGCCAGCAGCATCGCCGTCTATGGCGCGCCGCTGACGTCGCCGGTGGATGACCGGACCCTGCCGCGCCCGGTGCTGAGCTACGGCACGCACAAGCTGGCGGCGGAGCTGGTGTTGCAGGATCTCAGCCGCATCGGCCGCATCGACGGCCGCGCGCTGCGGCTGCCCGGCATCGTCGCCCGGCCGCGCACCGCCTCCGCCGGCCTGCGCTCCGCCTTCATGAGCGAGCTGATGTGGGCCGCCGCCGCGGGAGACTCCTATGTCTGCCCGGTATCGCCCCAGGCGGTCGCCTGGTGGATGTCGGCGGACTGCTGCGTCGACAATCTGCTGCATGCCGCGCGGCTCGACCATGACGCAGTGGAAGCACAGCGCGTCTGGCCGCTGCCGGTCCTGCGCCTGACCATCGCGGAGGTGGTGGAGGCGCTGGCCCGCCGCTTCGGCGCCAGCTGCCGCGACCGCATCGCCTATGCCCCCGACGCCGGGCTGGAGGCCGTCTTCGGCAGCTTCCCGCCGCTGCTGGCGACGGCGGCGGAACGGCTGGGATTTCGCCATGACGGATCGGCCGACGCGCTGGTCCGCAACGCGATGAAATGATCAAGAAAGGGATGGGTTATGTTCCGTTACTTCCCGACCAACTATGTCTGGAACCTGTCGGTCGATCTGGCGCTGGAGATGGGCGCCAAGATCGGCGAGATCGAGGAGATGTGCGCGCCGCTGCTCGACGTGTCGAAGCAGGGTGACGACGCCGGCACCCGCCTGTTCATGCAGTCCTGGGTCGCCATGGCCGACAAGCTCTGCGAACTGGCGGCGGAGGACGAGGCGCAGGGCCGGCTGCTGTCGGCCGGCGACAAGCTGAACCGCGCCGCCAGCTACCTGATCACCGCCGAGCGGATGCAGGGGTATGGCAGCGACGGCCGCGCCGCCCTCTATGCCCGCTTCCAGGAGGTGTTCCGCAAGGGCGTCCGGCTGGCAAAGGAGAATTGCGAGCGGGTCGAGATCCCCTATGGCGACGCTCACATCGCCGGCCTCCATGTCCGGGCCGAGGGCGTTGAGGGGCCGGCGCCGATCCTGGTGCAGGTCAACGGCCTCGACAGCACCAAGGAGATGAAATACCGCGTCGGTCTGCCGCGCATGCTGGCCAAGCGCGGCATCGCCTCCCTGATCATCGACCAGCCCGGCACCGGCGAAGCGTTGCGCTTGCACGGCATGACCGCCCGCTACGACAGCGAGGTGTGGGCAAGCAAGGTCGTCGACTGGCTGGAGGGCCGGGCCGACGTCGATCCCAAGCGCATCGGGCTGGAGGGCGTGTCGCTCGGCGGCTATTACTGCCCGCGCGCCGTCGCCTTCGAGCCGCGCTTCGCCATGGGCGTGGTGTGGGGCGCCAACCACAATTGGGGCGAGGTTCAGAAGCGCCGGCTGGCCCGCGAGGGCGAACGCCCGGTGCCGCATTACTGGGACCATGTCCGCTGGGTCTGGGGCGCCAAGAACATGGACGAATTCATGACGATCGCCGAGAAGGTGACGCTGGACGGCGTGCTCG
The sequence above is a segment of the Azospirillum sp. TSH100 genome. Coding sequences within it:
- a CDS encoding fumarylacetoacetate hydrolase family protein gives rise to the protein MKLASLKNGRRDGRLVVVSRDLTRAIDAAPIAATLQDAVERWADCEEPLRTLAAELEAGTADGAFAFDPAQAHAPLPRGYQWVDGSAFLNHGRLLQLAYKLPPIEDAATIPLMYQGASDDFLGPHDDLPLPDEALGIDFEGEFAVMTDDVPMGCTAAEAAGHVKLVLQLNDVSLRALGPREMKTGFGFLQTKPSTSFAPVAVTPDELGRAWSDGRVHLPLRVDWNGDWFGHPNGGGMNFSFFELIAHAARTRRLHAGTIVGSGTVSSAEPGAGSACIAERRAIETIEHGAPRTGFLRFGDRVRMEARGDDGGPLFGAIDQRVVAAAASRQGTAR
- a CDS encoding NAD-dependent epimerase/dehydratase family protein, which gives rise to MRVLVTGAGGFVGRRLVARLLEEEALGALVERIDLIDLSFDGLPEDARLRRHRGSFGDGEMLEAALADGGGDVVFHLASLAGGAAEADYEAGRRVNLDATLALFDRLGRRSAGGQAAPVVVFASSIAVYGAPLTSPVDDRTLPRPVLSYGTHKLAAELVLQDLSRIGRIDGRALRLPGIVARPRTASAGLRSAFMSELMWAAAAGDSYVCPVSPQAVAWWMSADCCVDNLLHAARLDHDAVEAQRVWPLPVLRLTIAEVVEALARRFGASCRDRIAYAPDAGLEAVFGSFPPLLATAAERLGFRHDGSADALVRNAMK
- a CDS encoding S9 family peptidase, producing MFRYFPTNYVWNLSVDLALEMGAKIGEIEEMCAPLLDVSKQGDDAGTRLFMQSWVAMADKLCELAAEDEAQGRLLSAGDKLNRAASYLITAERMQGYGSDGRAALYARFQEVFRKGVRLAKENCERVEIPYGDAHIAGLHVRAEGVEGPAPILVQVNGLDSTKEMKYRVGLPRMLAKRGIASLIIDQPGTGEALRLHGMTARYDSEVWASKVVDWLEGRADVDPKRIGLEGVSLGGYYCPRAVAFEPRFAMGVVWGANHNWGEVQKRRLAREGERPVPHYWDHVRWVWGAKNMDEFMTIAEKVTLDGVLDRIRVPFLVTHGEADKQIPLEYAHRSYEQLVNSPKRDLKIFTPREGGIQHSSFDNSDNAANYIADWVAETLGGRTA